A single genomic interval of Vulpes lagopus strain Blue_001 chromosome 19, ASM1834538v1, whole genome shotgun sequence harbors:
- the PAQR9 gene encoding membrane progestin receptor epsilon, translating to MPRRLQPRGAGSRGPPAATAAASEAGPRPHPSAAAAAAAEPLAPAKPLLRWDEVPDDFVECFILSGYRRLPCTAQECLASVLKPTNETLNFWTHFIPLLLFLSKFCRLFFLSGRDVPFHHPWLLPLWCYASGVLLTFAMSCTAHVFSCLSLRLRAAFFYLDYASISYYGFGSTVAYYYYLLPGLSLLDARVMTPYVQQRLGWHVDCTRLIAAYRALVLPVAFVLAVACTVACCKSRTDWCSYPFALRTFVFVMPLSMACPIMLESWLFDLRGENPTLFVHFYRRYFWLVVAAFFNVSKIPERIHPGLFDIIGHSHQLFHIFTFLSIYDQVYYVEEGLRQFLEAPPAAPTFSGTVGYMLLLVVCLGLVIRKFLNNAESCSKK from the coding sequence ATGCCGCggcgcctgcagccccggggcgcCGGCTCGAGGGGGCCGCCGGCCGCGACCGCCGCGGCCTCGGAGGCCGGCCCGCGTCCCcacccctccgccgccgccgccgccgccgcggagcCCCTGGCCCCGGCCAAGCCGCTGCTGCGCTGGGACGAGGTGCCCGACGACTTCGTCGAGTGCTTCATCCTGTCGGGCTACCGGCGGCTGCCGTGCACGGCGCAGGAGTGCCTGGCCTCGGTGCTGAAGCCCACCAACGAGACGCTCAACTTCTGGACGCACTTCATCCCGCTGCTGCTGTTCCTGAGCAAGTTCTGCCGCCTGTTCTTCCTGAGCGGCCGGGACGTGCCCTTCCATCACCCGTGGCTGCTGCCGCTGTGGTGCTACGCGTCGGGCGTGCTGCTGACCTTCGCCATGAGCTGCACCGCGCACGTGTTCAGCTGCCTGTCGCTGCGCCTGCGCGCCGCCTTCTTCTACCTGGACTACGCGTCCATCAGCTACTACGGCTTCGGCAGCACCGTGGCCTACTACTACTACCTGCTGCCGGGCCTGAGCCTGCTGGACGCCAGGGTGATGACGCCGTATGTGCAGCAGCGCCTGGGCTGGCACGTGGACTGCACGCGCCTCATCGCCGCCTACCGCGCGCTCGTGCTGCCCGTGGCCTTCGTGCTGGCCGTGGCCTGCACCGTGGCCTGCTGCAAGAGCCGCACCGACTGGTGCTCCTACCCGTTCGCGCTGCGCACCTTCGTGTTCGTCATGCCGCTCAGCATGGCCTGCCCCATCATGCTCGAGAGCTGGCTCTTCGACCTGCGCGGCGAGAACCCCACGCTCTTCGTGCACTTCTACCGTCGCTACTTCTGGCTGGTGGTGGCCGCCTTCTTCAACGTGAGCAAGATCCCCGAGCGCATCCACCCAGGCCTCTTCGACATAATTGGCCACAGCCACCAGCTCTTCCACATATTCACGTTCCTCAGCATCTATGACCAGGTGTACTACGTGGAGGAGGGCCTGCGCCAGTTCCTCGAGGCGCCGCCGGCGGCCCCCACCTTCTCTGGCACGGTGGGCTAcatgctgctgctggtggtctGCCTCGGCCTGGTCATCAGGAAGTTCCTCAACAACGCCGAATCCTGCAGCAAAAAGTGA